In the genome of Candidatus Rokuibacteriota bacterium, one region contains:
- a CDS encoding ammonium transporter, protein MLAALALLAVQAEAQAPAPSAAPAAEAPKAVAPAAPAPAKLDTGDTAWVLTSTALVLLMTAPGLALFYGGMVRQKNALGTLMHSFIILALISIQWVLWGYSLAFGPDRGGMIGGLEWIGLRGVGAAPNTDYAATIPHQAFMLFQMMFAVITPALITGAFAERKRFSTFIIFVLAWATLVYDPLAHWVWGVGGWLRNLGALDFAGGTVVHISSGVSALAAAIVIGKRRGYGHQPMPPHNLPMTVMGAGLLWFGWFGFNAGSALGASGLAAHAFTTTNTAAAAAALGWMFTEWSQRGKPTVLGAASGAVAGLVAVTPAAGFVTPVAAIVIGALAGVFCYTACNLKGRLGYDDSLDVVGVHGVGGTWGAIATGLFATKAVNDAGGDGLLYGNPGQLGVQVLAVVVTIVLGFVATTVILKVLDAVMGLRVSEEEEQAGLDLSQHSETAYALGGSYGEYSITGGGPFDQAVRAAEAKARATH, encoded by the coding sequence ATGCTCGCGGCGCTGGCCCTCCTGGCGGTGCAGGCCGAGGCTCAGGCGCCCGCGCCCTCCGCCGCTCCAGCCGCCGAGGCGCCGAAGGCCGTGGCTCCCGCGGCCCCCGCGCCCGCGAAGCTCGACACGGGGGACACGGCCTGGGTGCTCACCTCTACCGCGCTCGTGCTTCTCATGACGGCGCCGGGCCTGGCCCTCTTCTACGGCGGCATGGTGCGGCAGAAGAACGCCCTCGGCACCCTCATGCACAGCTTCATCATCCTCGCCCTCATCTCGATCCAGTGGGTCCTCTGGGGCTACAGCCTGGCCTTCGGCCCCGACAGGGGAGGCATGATCGGCGGGCTCGAGTGGATCGGGCTCCGCGGCGTGGGCGCGGCGCCGAACACCGACTATGCGGCCACCATCCCGCACCAGGCCTTCATGCTCTTCCAGATGATGTTCGCGGTGATCACGCCGGCCCTCATCACGGGGGCCTTCGCCGAGCGCAAGCGCTTCTCCACCTTCATCATCTTCGTGCTGGCGTGGGCCACCCTCGTCTACGATCCGCTGGCCCACTGGGTCTGGGGTGTGGGCGGCTGGCTGCGCAACCTGGGGGCGCTGGACTTCGCGGGCGGCACCGTGGTCCACATCTCCTCGGGCGTCTCCGCGCTGGCCGCGGCCATTGTCATCGGCAAGCGCCGGGGCTACGGCCACCAGCCCATGCCCCCCCATAACCTGCCGATGACGGTGATGGGCGCCGGGCTCCTCTGGTTCGGCTGGTTCGGCTTCAACGCCGGCTCCGCCCTCGGCGCCAGCGGGCTCGCAGCCCACGCCTTCACGACCACCAACACCGCGGCGGCGGCCGCGGCGCTGGGCTGGATGTTCACCGAGTGGAGCCAGCGGGGCAAGCCCACCGTGCTCGGCGCCGCCTCGGGTGCCGTGGCCGGTCTCGTGGCCGTCACCCCCGCCGCCGGGTTCGTCACCCCGGTCGCCGCCATCGTCATCGGCGCCCTGGCCGGCGTCTTCTGCTACACCGCCTGCAACCTCAAGGGTCGGCTCGGCTACGACGACTCCCTGGACGTGGTCGGCGTCCACGGGGTGGGCGGCACCTGGGGCGCCATCGCCACGGGGCTCTTCGCGACCAAGGCGGTGAACGACGCGGGAGGCGACGGGCTCCTCTACGGCAACCCGGGCCAGCTCGGCGTGCAGGTCCTGGCGGTCGTGGTGACGATCGTGCTGGGTTTCGTCGCGACCACGGTCATCCTCAAGGTGCTCGACGCGGTCATGGGTCTCCGGGTGAGCGAGGAAGAGGAGCAGGCCGGGCTGGACCTGTCGCAGCACTCCGAGACCGCCTATGCGCTCGGCGGCAGCTACGGCGAGTACTCGATCACGGGCGGGGGCCCATTCGACCAGGCGGTGCGCGCGGCAGAGGCCAAGGCCCGCGCCACCCACTAG
- a CDS encoding P-II family nitrogen regulator — MKKIEAIIKPFKLDDVKEALTGIGIIGMTVSEVRGFGRQKGHTELYRGGEYTVDFLPKIKVEVVAPDHLVEKVAGVLAGAAKTGNIGDGKIFITPVDTAVRIRTGERDESAL, encoded by the coding sequence ATGAAAAAGATCGAGGCTATCATCAAGCCCTTCAAGCTCGACGACGTCAAGGAGGCCCTGACGGGTATCGGGATCATCGGCATGACCGTGTCCGAGGTCCGCGGGTTCGGGCGCCAGAAGGGGCACACCGAGCTGTACCGCGGCGGCGAGTACACGGTGGACTTCCTCCCCAAGATCAAGGTCGAGGTCGTCGCCCCGGACCACCTGGTGGAAAAGGTGGCCGGGGTCCTGGCCGGCGCGGCGAAGACCGGGAACATCGGCGACGGGAAGATCTTCATCACACCGGTGGACACGGCGGTGCGGATCCGCACGGGCGAGCGCGATGAGAGCGCCCTCTAG
- a CDS encoding response regulator, with amino-acid sequence MTTMLIVEDDPAWRALYRMELGGQFEVYEAPDGLQALAMLDRVRPDIILLDLKLPRMDGHDFLRALDRRAVRTPVVVCSGMLPEDARSLFPGIRLAQKSADLRYVRGAIRDALGTRWQAPSRPEGGPDWLD; translated from the coding sequence ATGACGACCATGCTCATTGTCGAAGACGATCCCGCCTGGCGCGCGCTCTACCGCATGGAGCTCGGAGGGCAGTTCGAGGTCTACGAGGCGCCGGACGGCCTGCAGGCCCTCGCCATGCTCGATCGAGTGCGACCCGACATCATCCTGCTCGACCTGAAGCTCCCCCGCATGGACGGGCACGACTTCCTGAGGGCGCTGGACCGCCGGGCCGTCAGGACGCCGGTGGTGGTTTGCTCCGGGATGCTCCCGGAAGACGCCCGGTCACTCTTCCCCGGCATCAGGCTGGCGCAGAAGAGCGCCGACCTGCGCTATGTCCGGGGAGCCATCAGGGACGCGCTCGGTACCCGCTGGCAGGCCCCCAGTCGGCCCGAGGGCGGGCCGGACTGGCTCGACTGA
- a CDS encoding sigma-54-dependent Fis family transcriptional regulator: MKSRILLVDDEAAIADWLRIVLGGEGYDVAVAGDAAGAMAQMAQHEFALALVDLVLPDGDGLGLLPLLKSKDPALEVIIMTGHSSIPKAVEATKQGAFYFVAKPFDSAEMLTLVAKALERRRLLAETSDLKRRLAEQVGFDDILGSAPTMRRMFELLESVAGSDANVLIVGESGTGKELVANSLHARSPRASGPLVKINCAALPKDLIESELFGHVQRAFTGAATDKPGLLEEAHRGSVLLDEITEMPLDLQAKLLRVIEDRQVRRLGGSRTAPVDFRVICSTNRDPEAAVREGRLRQDLYFRINTVTVALPPLRERTGDVPLLARAFLERFRARHGRQVDGIAPEAYRRLLAYPWPGNVRELEHAIERAVLVARGAEITVSDLPEGLRTEVGNSAAAAPPAGSLEEIERVSIIRALESTGWNKQAAAALLGLRRPTLYSKMRRHGVPQRRP, translated from the coding sequence ATGAAGTCCCGCATCCTCCTGGTGGACGACGAGGCCGCGATCGCCGACTGGCTCCGCATCGTGCTGGGGGGCGAGGGGTACGACGTCGCCGTGGCCGGGGACGCCGCAGGCGCGATGGCCCAGATGGCCCAGCACGAGTTCGCGCTGGCGCTCGTGGATCTCGTCCTGCCCGACGGCGATGGGCTCGGGCTCCTCCCGCTGCTCAAGAGCAAGGATCCCGCGCTCGAGGTCATCATCATGACGGGGCACTCCTCCATCCCGAAGGCGGTGGAGGCCACCAAGCAGGGCGCCTTCTACTTCGTCGCGAAGCCCTTCGACTCGGCGGAGATGCTGACGCTGGTGGCCAAGGCGCTGGAGCGCCGGCGCCTGCTCGCCGAGACATCTGACCTCAAGCGGCGCCTGGCCGAGCAGGTGGGCTTCGATGACATCCTCGGGAGCGCGCCGACCATGAGGCGCATGTTCGAGCTGCTGGAGTCGGTGGCCGGCTCGGACGCCAACGTGCTCATCGTGGGCGAGAGCGGCACGGGCAAGGAGCTCGTCGCCAACTCGCTCCACGCCCGGAGCCCGCGCGCCAGCGGGCCGCTGGTGAAGATCAACTGCGCCGCGCTCCCCAAGGACCTCATCGAGTCCGAGCTGTTCGGGCACGTGCAGAGGGCCTTCACGGGCGCGGCCACGGACAAGCCGGGGCTCCTCGAGGAGGCTCACCGCGGATCCGTGCTCCTGGACGAGATCACGGAGATGCCGCTGGACCTGCAGGCCAAGCTCCTGCGCGTGATCGAGGACCGCCAGGTGCGGCGGCTGGGCGGCTCCCGCACGGCGCCCGTGGACTTCCGCGTGATCTGCTCGACCAACCGCGACCCCGAGGCCGCCGTGCGCGAGGGGCGACTGCGCCAGGACCTCTACTTCCGCATCAACACGGTGACGGTGGCGCTGCCACCCCTCCGCGAGCGGACCGGGGATGTGCCGCTCCTCGCCCGGGCCTTCCTCGAGCGCTTCAGGGCCAGGCATGGCCGGCAGGTGGACGGCATCGCCCCCGAGGCCTACCGGCGGCTGCTTGCCTACCCGTGGCCCGGCAACGTGCGCGAGCTCGAGCACGCCATCGAGCGCGCCGTGCTCGTGGCGCGCGGCGCGGAGATCACCGTGTCCGATCTGCCCGAAGGGCTGCGCACCGAGGTGGGGAACAGCGCGGCCGCCGCGCCGCCGGCGGGGTCGCTCGAGGAGATCGAGCGCGTATCCATCATCCGGGCGCTGGAGTCCACGGGCTGGAACAAGCAGGCAGCAGCGGCGCTGCTGGGCCTTCGGCGCCCGACGCTGTACTCCAAGATGCGGCGTCACGGTGTCCCCCAGCGCCGCCCGTAG
- a CDS encoding TIGR03668 family PPOX class F420-dependent oxidoreductase → MPALPQDVAGFIASGRVGHLGTADASGQPLVVPFCYAFDGSALFSAVDAKPKRVAPEGLKRVRNIRENPKVCVVIDEWDEDWSRLRHVIIRGEAEVLTSGADYRRGVELLLAKYPQYRRMRLDPGGGVMIKVTPGRVTQWSLTG, encoded by the coding sequence ATGCCCGCGCTGCCGCAGGACGTCGCCGGCTTCATTGCGTCGGGCCGCGTGGGGCATCTGGGCACCGCCGACGCCTCGGGCCAGCCCCTCGTCGTCCCGTTCTGCTACGCCTTCGACGGCTCCGCCCTCTTCTCCGCCGTGGACGCCAAGCCCAAGCGAGTCGCCCCGGAAGGACTCAAGCGCGTGCGCAACATCAGGGAGAACCCGAAGGTGTGCGTCGTCATCGACGAGTGGGACGAGGACTGGAGCCGGCTCCGCCACGTGATCATCCGGGGCGAGGCCGAGGTCCTGACCTCGGGTGCCGACTACCGGCGCGGCGTCGAGCTGCTCCTGGCCAAGTACCCCCAGTACCGCCGCATGCGGCTCGACCCCGGGGGCGGCGTGATGATCAAGGTGACGCCGGGCCGCGTGACGCAGTGGAGCCTCACCGGATGA
- the cofG gene encoding 7,8-didemethyl-8-hydroxy-5-deazariboflavin synthase CofG, which produces MTPVDRALDRVREGRAPDAPEATLLLGLDDARLPHLLAAAAAARDRGHGRRVTFSAKVFVPLTTLCRDYCGYCAFRKDPGEPGAHTMTPEAVLALVQAGERLGAKEALFSLGDKPEAIFPEHRAVLRRLGHRTTLSYLRAVSQLVLAESSLLPHANPGVMSERDLSALREVSVSMGIMLETTSERLLGPGLAHDRAPDKVPARRLRTIALAGKLGIPFTTGLLIGIGETHAERVDTLLAIRDLHERHGHIQEVIVQNFRAKPSIPMRAWADPALPDLLRTVAVARLVLGPEMNIQAPPNLMADGYGRLPEAGLNDWGGISPLTPDHINPEKPWPLIRELARVTEAAGHELRERLAIYPEYVRRPEFMDAALRPAVARLAGPDGLVRPELELWRTW; this is translated from the coding sequence ATGACCCCCGTGGACCGCGCGCTCGACCGCGTCCGCGAGGGTCGCGCCCCCGACGCGCCGGAGGCCACGCTGTTGCTCGGCCTGGACGACGCCCGCCTGCCGCATCTCCTGGCGGCCGCGGCGGCCGCCCGCGATCGGGGCCATGGCCGGCGGGTGACATTCTCGGCCAAGGTGTTCGTTCCTCTGACCACGCTCTGCCGCGACTACTGCGGCTACTGCGCGTTCAGGAAGGACCCGGGCGAGCCGGGCGCTCACACCATGACGCCCGAGGCGGTGCTCGCGCTCGTCCAGGCCGGGGAGCGGCTCGGCGCCAAGGAGGCGCTCTTCTCGCTCGGCGACAAACCCGAGGCGATCTTCCCCGAGCACCGCGCCGTCCTCCGGCGCCTGGGTCACCGGACGACCCTGTCCTACCTGCGCGCGGTGAGCCAGCTCGTGCTCGCCGAGTCTTCGCTCCTGCCCCACGCCAACCCCGGCGTCATGTCGGAGCGGGACCTGAGCGCGCTGCGCGAGGTCAGCGTCAGCATGGGCATCATGCTCGAGACGACCTCCGAGCGGCTCCTGGGCCCGGGCCTCGCCCACGATCGCGCGCCTGACAAGGTGCCGGCCCGGCGCCTCAGGACCATCGCGCTGGCGGGGAAGCTCGGGATCCCCTTCACCACCGGCCTGCTCATCGGCATCGGCGAGACGCACGCCGAGCGGGTGGACACCCTCCTGGCCATTCGCGACCTGCACGAGCGCCACGGCCACATCCAGGAGGTGATCGTCCAGAACTTCCGCGCCAAGCCGAGCATCCCCATGCGCGCCTGGGCGGACCCCGCGCTGCCCGATCTCCTGCGCACCGTGGCGGTGGCGCGGCTCGTGCTGGGACCGGAGATGAACATCCAGGCGCCGCCCAACCTCATGGCCGACGGATACGGCCGTTTGCCCGAGGCCGGACTCAACGACTGGGGCGGCATCTCGCCGCTCACCCCCGATCACATCAACCCCGAGAAGCCGTGGCCGCTGATCCGCGAGCTCGCGCGCGTCACCGAGGCCGCGGGCCACGAGCTGCGCGAGCGGCTCGCGATCTATCCCGAGTACGTGAGGCGGCCCGAGTTCATGGATGCGGCCCTGAGGCCAGCGGTGGCCCGGCTCGCCGGCCCCGACGGCCTCGTCAGGCCGGAGCTCGAACTGTGGAGAACGTGGTGA
- the cofH gene encoding 5-amino-6-(D-ribitylamino)uracil--L-tyrosine 4-hydroxyphenyl transferase CofH, giving the protein MHSLSLDWVERGVRRILDRALDGTELSVEEGIRLTEVTGRELHALCLVADEMRHRQVGDVVTYVVNRNVNFTNVCIKHCTFCAFSRDHREEEGYFLPVDEVVRRAVEAWELGATEVCIQAGLPPKIDGGYYVDLCRAIKAAVPEVHLHAFSPEEVLYGATRSGLTIPDFLRALRAAGLGSLPGTSAEILDQPIRDVIARGRITVRQWIEVITAAHAQGIRTTSTIMYGHIERPEHWVRHMDLLRSIQKDTGGFTEFVPLSLIHYEAPMYQRGLVPGVRPGATGLEVVRMHALARLLLGPTIRNIQCSWVKEGPKLAQLLLGCGANDLGGTLINESISTSAGAGHGQLVAPAELRRMAREAGRVPARRSTLYDLVKVYQREEEDEDSPLDHVDDAEARFGSYRRLTASSEFRFAHPARTPSPAS; this is encoded by the coding sequence ATGCACTCGCTGAGTCTCGACTGGGTGGAGCGGGGGGTCCGGCGCATCCTGGACCGGGCGCTGGACGGCACCGAGCTGTCGGTGGAAGAGGGGATCCGGCTCACGGAGGTCACCGGCCGCGAGCTGCACGCGCTCTGCCTGGTGGCCGACGAGATGCGCCATCGCCAGGTGGGCGATGTCGTGACCTATGTCGTCAACCGGAACGTCAACTTCACCAACGTGTGCATCAAGCACTGTACGTTCTGTGCCTTCAGCCGCGACCACCGCGAGGAGGAGGGCTACTTCCTGCCCGTGGACGAGGTCGTCCGGCGTGCCGTCGAGGCGTGGGAGCTCGGTGCCACGGAGGTCTGCATCCAGGCCGGGCTGCCGCCGAAGATCGACGGCGGCTACTACGTGGATCTCTGCCGGGCCATCAAGGCCGCCGTTCCCGAGGTGCACCTGCACGCCTTCTCGCCGGAGGAGGTGCTGTACGGCGCCACGCGCTCGGGACTGACGATCCCCGACTTCCTCCGGGCGCTCAGGGCGGCGGGGCTGGGGAGCCTGCCGGGTACCTCCGCCGAGATCCTGGACCAGCCGATCCGCGACGTCATCGCTCGCGGCCGCATCACCGTCCGCCAGTGGATCGAGGTGATCACCGCCGCCCATGCCCAGGGGATCCGCACCACCTCCACCATCATGTACGGGCACATCGAGCGCCCCGAGCACTGGGTCCGCCACATGGATCTGCTGCGCAGCATCCAGAAGGACACGGGCGGCTTCACCGAGTTCGTGCCGCTGTCCCTCATCCACTACGAGGCGCCCATGTACCAGCGCGGGCTCGTGCCCGGCGTGCGGCCGGGGGCCACGGGCCTCGAGGTGGTGCGCATGCACGCCCTGGCCCGGCTCCTGCTGGGCCCCACGATCCGCAACATCCAGTGCTCCTGGGTGAAGGAGGGGCCGAAGCTGGCGCAGCTGCTCCTCGGCTGCGGCGCCAATGACCTCGGCGGCACGCTCATCAACGAGTCCATCTCGACCTCGGCAGGCGCCGGCCACGGCCAGCTCGTCGCGCCGGCGGAGCTGCGGCGCATGGCCCGCGAGGCCGGCCGGGTGCCCGCGCGCCGCTCCACGCTCTACGACCTGGTCAAGGTGTATCAGCGGGAGGAAGAGGACGAGGACTCGCCCCTCGACCACGTGGACGACGCCGAGGCGCGCTTCGGCTCCTACCGCCGGCTGACGGCATCGAGCGAGTTCCGGTTCGCCCATCCCGCGCGCACGCCGAGCCCGGCCTCGTAG
- a CDS encoding HU family DNA-binding protein produces MAKSMTKSAIIAHLAQKTTLSRKQVVDVMDQLATLATKEAKNVFILPGFGRLVLANRKARMGRNPQTGEPIKIPAKRVVKFRLAKSLKDAVLGKK; encoded by the coding sequence ATGGCTAAGTCCATGACCAAGTCCGCGATCATCGCTCACCTCGCGCAGAAGACCACTCTCTCCAGGAAGCAGGTCGTCGACGTGATGGACCAGCTCGCCACGCTGGCAACCAAGGAGGCGAAGAACGTCTTCATCCTTCCCGGCTTCGGCCGTCTGGTGCTGGCCAACCGCAAGGCGCGCATGGGCCGCAACCCACAGACCGGCGAGCCCATCAAGATCCCCGCGAAGCGCGTCGTGAAGTTCCGTCTCGCCAAGAGCCTGAAGGACGCCGTGCTTGGCAAGAAGTAG
- a CDS encoding 2-phospho-L-lactate transferase, whose product MKTAVLAGGTGAAKLLRGLARLVDPADLTIIGNTGDDLRLWGLHISPDLDTVCYTLAGVVDPARGWGRRGETFHALEAMGRFGEPTWFSLGDRDLATHLHRTRLLAEGRTLTEATAAVAAMLGVAQRVLPMSDQPVRTRLLGPEGWLDFQEYFVRDKAQVAVSAVRYEGAASAVPAPGVVDAILEARAVIVCPSNPITSVGPILAVPGLARALGESRATVLAVSPLVGGEAVSGPAARLMAACGLPVSAVGLAGAYAPWLDTLIVDDRDAALAADLEAGGVGVVVTDTLMTSPEKETALARRLLEAVP is encoded by the coding sequence ATGAAGACCGCCGTGCTGGCCGGCGGGACGGGCGCCGCCAAGCTCCTGCGGGGACTGGCGCGGCTCGTGGACCCCGCGGATTTGACCATCATCGGCAACACCGGGGACGACCTGCGTCTCTGGGGCCTGCACATCTCGCCCGACCTCGACACGGTCTGCTACACCTTGGCCGGCGTGGTGGATCCCGCCCGGGGCTGGGGACGCCGCGGGGAGACCTTCCACGCCCTCGAGGCGATGGGGCGATTCGGCGAGCCGACATGGTTCAGCCTCGGGGACCGCGATCTGGCGACGCATCTCCACCGGACGCGCCTCCTGGCGGAGGGCCGGACGCTCACCGAGGCCACGGCCGCCGTCGCGGCGATGCTCGGGGTCGCCCAGCGCGTGCTCCCCATGTCCGACCAGCCTGTCCGCACGCGGCTGCTCGGTCCCGAGGGCTGGCTCGACTTCCAGGAGTACTTCGTGCGGGACAAGGCGCAGGTCGCCGTCAGCGCCGTCCGTTACGAGGGAGCCGCGTCCGCTGTGCCGGCGCCCGGCGTGGTGGACGCGATCCTCGAGGCCCGGGCCGTCATCGTGTGCCCCTCGAACCCCATCACCTCGGTCGGGCCGATCCTGGCGGTGCCGGGACTGGCGCGCGCGCTGGGAGAGAGTCGGGCCACGGTGCTGGCCGTGAGCCCCCTCGTCGGAGGGGAGGCGGTGTCCGGACCGGCCGCGCGCCTCATGGCGGCGTGCGGGCTGCCGGTCTCCGCCGTCGGCCTCGCCGGGGCGTACGCCCCGTGGCTCGACACGCTGATCGTCGATGACCGGGACGCCGCGCTGGCCGCGGACCTCGAGGCCGGCGGCGTGGGCGTGGTCGTCACCGACACGCTGATGACGAGCCCTGAGAAGGAGACGGCGCTGGCCCGCCGTCTCCTGGAGGCCGTGCCGTGA
- the cofC gene encoding 2-phospho-L-lactate guanylyltransferase, with protein sequence MSGRAPAPTLVAVPVKDLDNAKQRLIPLLEPAERRALAAAMLEDVLAALVAAGLGPVCVVTKDEAVMALADRQGIRCLVESANRGHTEAVGLAQREAVWRGVARFLTIPGDVPCVTRAELERLCATLGAGPGVAFVPSLSGFGTNAALLSPPAAMPLKFGEPSFENHLETARARGLSPVVLPLPGIGLDIDAPEDLGLLLERGSATRSGRLVRAWDIPRRLASLG encoded by the coding sequence GTGAGTGGTCGGGCTCCGGCGCCGACGCTGGTCGCCGTGCCGGTGAAAGACCTGGACAACGCCAAGCAGCGGCTGATCCCCCTGCTCGAGCCCGCCGAGCGGCGAGCGCTGGCGGCCGCCATGCTCGAGGACGTCCTGGCCGCCCTCGTCGCGGCCGGGCTCGGGCCTGTCTGCGTCGTCACCAAGGACGAGGCGGTGATGGCCCTGGCCGACCGGCAGGGGATCAGGTGCCTCGTGGAGAGCGCCAACCGCGGACACACCGAGGCCGTGGGGCTGGCTCAGCGGGAAGCGGTCTGGCGGGGGGTGGCGCGGTTTCTGACTATTCCGGGAGACGTGCCCTGCGTGACGCGCGCAGAGCTCGAGCGGCTCTGCGCCACCCTCGGCGCCGGGCCCGGGGTCGCCTTCGTCCCCTCGCTGTCGGGCTTCGGCACCAACGCCGCGTTGCTCTCTCCCCCGGCCGCCATGCCTCTCAAGTTCGGCGAACCCTCCTTCGAGAATCACCTGGAAACGGCACGGGCGCGCGGGCTCTCGCCCGTCGTGCTGCCACTGCCCGGGATCGGGCTCGACATCGACGCCCCCGAGGACCTGGGGCTCCTGCTGGAGCGCGGCTCCGCGACGCGCAGCGGAAGACTGGTGCGCGCGTGGGACATCCCGCGCCGCCTCGCGAGCCTCGGCTAG
- the cofE gene encoding coenzyme F420-0:L-glutamate ligase, with product MPPRYEVIGVEGLPEIAAGHDLGRLIAEAAARQGTPLEAADLLVVSQKIVSKAEGRLVRLAEVTPSPQALAMARELGRDPRLIEVILGESRRVVRHDKGVLIVETHHGWVCANAGVDQSNVDADTACLLPVDADASARGLQERLAALTGHALAIIIADTFGRPWREGLTNVAVGVAGFDPLVSYLGERDPAGHVLQATVLALADELAGAAEPVMGKLARIPVAIVRGLVWEPAAGSSRALLRDPDRDLFR from the coding sequence GTGCCGCCCCGCTACGAGGTGATCGGCGTCGAGGGCTTGCCGGAGATCGCCGCAGGCCACGATCTCGGCCGGCTCATCGCCGAGGCCGCCGCGCGCCAGGGCACGCCGCTCGAGGCGGCCGACCTCCTGGTGGTGAGCCAGAAGATCGTGTCGAAGGCCGAGGGGCGCCTCGTGCGGCTCGCCGAGGTGACGCCGTCACCGCAGGCCCTGGCCATGGCGCGCGAGCTGGGGAGAGACCCCCGCCTGATCGAGGTGATCCTCGGCGAGAGCCGGCGCGTGGTGCGCCACGACAAGGGCGTCCTCATCGTGGAGACCCATCACGGATGGGTGTGCGCGAACGCCGGGGTGGACCAGTCCAACGTCGACGCCGACACGGCCTGCCTGCTCCCGGTGGACGCCGACGCCTCGGCGCGGGGGCTGCAGGAGCGGCTCGCGGCGCTGACGGGCCACGCGCTGGCCATCATCATCGCCGACACCTTCGGCCGGCCCTGGCGCGAGGGCCTCACCAACGTGGCCGTCGGCGTCGCCGGCTTCGACCCGCTCGTGAGCTATCTGGGCGAGCGGGATCCGGCGGGACACGTGCTGCAGGCCACGGTCCTCGCCCTCGCCGACGAGCTGGCGGGAGCCGCCGAGCCGGTGATGGGCAAGCTGGCGCGCATCCCGGTGGCGATCGTCCGGGGCCTGGTCTGGGAGCCCGCCGCCGGCTCGAGCCGGGCGCTCCTCCGCGACCCGGACCGAGACCTCTTCCGCTAG
- the npdG gene encoding NADPH-dependent F420 reductase yields MRLAILGGTGKEGAGLGLRWAQAGHEIIIGSRDARRAADKAGELAAQAPAARVQGLSNRDAATAAEVIVLALPAAGLQQTLPEVRDGCRGKVVVSAVVPLTFGGGRLFTPPPQGSAAEEAQEILGAEARVVAAFHHIAAHELSAAGHAIDCDLLLCGGDTAARTTVAGLGADLGLRAVDVGALTNAGPLEGITAVLATINRRYKLKGSGIKITGLGEAHGR; encoded by the coding sequence GTGAGACTCGCGATCCTCGGAGGCACAGGCAAGGAAGGGGCGGGGCTCGGGCTCCGCTGGGCGCAGGCAGGTCACGAGATCATCATCGGCTCGCGCGACGCGCGCCGGGCGGCGGACAAGGCCGGCGAGCTCGCAGCGCAGGCGCCGGCGGCGCGCGTCCAGGGGCTGTCCAACCGCGACGCCGCGACGGCAGCCGAGGTCATCGTGCTCGCGCTGCCGGCGGCGGGGCTCCAGCAGACGCTGCCCGAGGTCAGGGACGGGTGCCGCGGCAAGGTGGTCGTCAGCGCGGTCGTGCCGCTCACCTTCGGTGGAGGACGGCTCTTCACGCCGCCGCCGCAGGGCTCCGCCGCCGAGGAAGCGCAGGAGATCCTGGGCGCCGAGGCCCGGGTCGTGGCGGCGTTCCACCACATCGCGGCCCACGAGCTGTCGGCGGCCGGTCACGCCATCGACTGCGATCTCCTCCTCTGCGGCGGGGACACCGCGGCGCGGACGACCGTCGCGGGGCTCGGCGCCGACCTGGGCCTGCGCGCCGTCGACGTGGGCGCGCTGACCAACGCCGGGCCGCTCGAGGGAATCACGGCGGTGCTCGCCACGATCAACCGCCGCTACAAGCTCAAGGGATCGGGCATCAAGATCACTGGGCTCGGAGAGGCCCATGGCCGATAG